The proteins below are encoded in one region of Borrelia duttonii Ly:
- a CDS encoding ABC transporter substrate-binding protein: MKKVLILIIILIIVSCSSQKKQNVLNILNWAEYIDENLLAQFEKEHNVKINYDCFNNTEEMMAKFNNTKNYYDIIVPSEYLIGDLKDENKIELLDHSKLPNVKKNILDELKNLEYDPGNLYSVPIFWGVLGILYHKNKIDINDMNEFDILFNEKYKKEIAMLDSPKENIGVALKKLGYSLNEHSIPIIKEAEKLLKNQVSLVVGYFSDIAAKSLMLNGEASIQLTWGGEAIDAMLKDPNLDFYTPNSTNLWFDVLAIPSDAPNKELAYKFINFLYENEASYANFEETKYNSPNKNVLKRLKSEATNKPEMKLYLDDRFVPKNFSKHEVFKRISKKVKEEQMRIYVEISS; this comes from the coding sequence TTGAAAAAAGTTTTAATACTTATAATAATTTTAATTATTGTGTCTTGTTCCTCACAAAAAAAACAAAATGTTCTGAATATCCTTAACTGGGCAGAATATATTGATGAAAATTTATTAGCTCAATTTGAAAAAGAACATAATGTAAAAATAAATTATGACTGTTTCAACAATACGGAAGAAATGATGGCAAAATTTAATAACACAAAAAATTATTATGACATCATAGTTCCATCAGAATATCTTATTGGCGATTTAAAAGATGAAAACAAAATTGAACTTTTAGATCATTCAAAACTACCAAATGTAAAAAAAAATATACTAGATGAATTAAAAAACCTAGAATATGACCCTGGAAACCTTTATTCCGTGCCTATTTTTTGGGGAGTACTAGGAATACTTTATCATAAAAATAAAATTGATATAAATGATATGAATGAATTTGATATATTATTTAATGAAAAATATAAAAAAGAAATTGCAATGTTAGATTCTCCAAAAGAAAATATCGGGGTTGCACTTAAAAAACTTGGTTATTCATTAAATGAGCACAGCATACCTATCATAAAAGAAGCTGAAAAACTACTAAAAAACCAAGTCTCCTTAGTAGTAGGCTATTTCTCAGATATTGCTGCAAAATCACTAATGCTAAACGGTGAAGCATCTATTCAACTAACATGGGGCGGAGAAGCCATAGATGCTATGCTTAAAGATCCAAATTTAGATTTTTACACACCTAATAGTACAAATCTTTGGTTTGATGTCCTTGCAATTCCATCAGACGCACCCAACAAAGAGCTTGCTTATAAATTCATAAATTTTCTTTATGAAAACGAAGCATCTTATGCTAACTTTGAAGAAACAAAATATAATTCTCCAAATAAAAATGTTCTTAAAAGACTAAAATCAGAAGCAACAAATAAACCTGAAATGAAGCTATATTTGGATGATAGATTTGTTCCAAAAAATTTTTCAAAACATGAAGTATTTAAAAGAATATCTAAAAAAGTGAAAGAAGAACAAATGAGAATATATGTAGAAATATCATCTTAA
- a CDS encoding ABC transporter permease — protein sequence MLKIFKNTFLFLTLSFIYAPIIILIIYSFNAGDNGFFFEGFSLKWYKEVFASKQIKIVIYNTLLVAIISSFISIIIGILGAYSIYKIKNKKIKTILLSINKIPIINPDIVTGISLMTFYSLIKIQLGFSTMLMSHIIFSTPYIIIIILPKLYSLSDNIIDAARDLGASETQIFTNIILPEILGSIATGGLIAFTLSVDDFLISFFTTGQGFNNLSILINSLTKRGIKPIINAISSILFFVILSLLFIINKCVGIKKLTVDTEI from the coding sequence ATGCTTAAAATATTTAAAAATACTTTTTTATTTTTGACACTTAGCTTTATTTATGCTCCCATAATAATTTTAATAATTTATTCTTTCAACGCAGGAGACAATGGATTTTTTTTTGAAGGATTTAGCTTAAAATGGTACAAAGAAGTATTTGCATCAAAACAAATAAAAATTGTTATATATAATACCTTGCTGGTAGCAATAATATCATCTTTCATTTCTATTATAATTGGAATTTTAGGAGCCTACAGTATCTATAAAATAAAAAATAAAAAAATAAAAACTATACTCCTATCAATAAATAAAATACCAATAATTAATCCTGACATTGTAACAGGAATTAGTTTAATGACATTTTATTCTTTAATTAAAATACAACTAGGATTTTCTACAATGTTAATGTCACATATAATCTTTTCAACACCTTATATAATAATAATAATTCTACCCAAGCTATATTCTCTCTCAGACAATATCATTGATGCAGCTCGTGACTTAGGAGCATCAGAAACCCAAATTTTTACAAACATAATACTCCCAGAAATACTTGGAAGTATAGCAACAGGGGGACTTATTGCATTTACGTTATCAGTTGATGATTTTTTAATATCATTTTTTACAACAGGGCAAGGATTTAATAATTTATCAATATTAATAAATTCTTTAACTAAAAGAGGAATCAAACCCATAATTAATGCCATTTCCTCCATACTATTTTTCGTAATACTTAGTCTTTTATTCATTATCAATAAATGCGTAGGAATTAAAAAATTAACGGTAGATACAGAAATTTAA
- a CDS encoding ABC transporter permease — MNKIMLTLYSLFLLIFIIFPLVIIITLGFLNERNEFTFANFIRLLEPSYLRIFSRSINFALITTIFCILIGYPTAWFISMSKKSTQNNLIIMIILPMWINTLLRSYAWIRILGKNGIINNLFIAMGFKPMDLLYNEKAVIIGMIYNFLPFMILPIYIGLSKIKYEYIEAARDLGARMWQILIYIKIPLTLSYLATGIIMVFIPSITVFIISDLLGGSKQILLGNLIEKQFLFVPDWNTGSAISFILMIVIVIFNLTIIKLMQKTEKI, encoded by the coding sequence ATGAATAAAATAATGTTAACATTATATAGTCTCTTCTTATTAATCTTCATTATCTTCCCACTAGTCATAATAATAACTCTAGGGTTTCTTAATGAAAGAAACGAATTTACATTTGCAAATTTTATAAGATTATTAGAACCAAGTTACTTAAGAATTTTTTCAAGAAGTATAAATTTTGCATTAATTACAACAATTTTTTGCATATTAATTGGATATCCTACAGCATGGTTTATATCTATGTCAAAAAAAAGTACTCAAAACAATTTAATTATAATGATAATACTCCCTATGTGGATTAATACCCTACTTAGAAGTTATGCTTGGATTAGAATACTTGGAAAAAATGGCATTATCAATAATTTATTTATAGCAATGGGATTTAAACCCATGGATTTACTTTACAATGAAAAAGCTGTAATAATTGGTATGATATACAATTTTTTACCATTTATGATTTTACCAATATATATAGGGCTCTCAAAAATAAAATATGAATACATCGAAGCAGCAAGGGACCTAGGAGCTAGGATGTGGCAAATATTAATCTATATCAAAATACCATTAACATTATCATATCTTGCTACAGGAATAATAATGGTATTTATTCCTTCAATCACAGTGTTCATTATCTCAGATCTTCTAGGAGGTTCTAAACAAATTTTACTTGGAAATTTAATTGAAAAACAATTTTTATTTGTACCAGATTGGAATACAGGATCTGCTATATCATTTATTTTAATGATAGTCATAGTAATATTTAATTTAACAATAATTAAATTAATGCAAAAAACAGAAAAAATATGA